A single genomic interval of Spinacia oleracea cultivar Varoflay chromosome 6, BTI_SOV_V1, whole genome shotgun sequence harbors:
- the LOC110791774 gene encoding uncharacterized protein: MALDNVISSPHRRSQTQGAFASSPRHKKSALSDISFSALIQRHRFLLVALVLLIILCTVYLYFAVTLGSESCSGLLGTERELCLENHGKETFTKGKLKLF; encoded by the coding sequence ATGGCTCTTGATAATGTCATATCTTCTCCTCATAGACGATCTCAAACTCAGGGTGCTTTTGCTTCCTCTCCGCGCCACAAAAAATCTGCATTGAGTGACATAAGCTTCTCTGCACTTATCCAGCGGCACCGCTTCCTTCTAGTAGCTCTTGTTCTTTTGATCATTCTGTGCACTGTATATCTTTATTTTGCAGTCACTTTGGGGTCAGAATCGTGTTCGGGTTTACTGGGAACAGAGAGAGAGTTGTGTCTTGAGAACCATGGCAAAGAGACTTTCACCAAAGGAAAATTGAAATTGTTCTGA
- the LOC110791783 gene encoding protein ENHANCED PSEUDOMONAS SUSCEPTIBILITY 1, whose amino-acid sequence MNSETTMKQISECFIKPKYEPNEANKPYYLSPMDLAMLSMHYIQKGLLFKKPSKLNHDQEFSIHKLKESLSLTLVHFYPLAGQFVTQVDDDHSLIFIDCNKGPGARFIHSTLDMTISDILSPTYVPVVVHSFFDHDRAVSHDAHSMSLLTVKVTELIDGVFIGCSINHAVVDGTSFWHFWNVWSEIHTSMDLVEQLPLSRMPVHEGWFPEGYDPPSRLPFSQPDEFVSRYEPPQLKERFFHFSSGSMARLKAKANEENNNNNNNNNNNNNNKISSFQALSALCWRAIIRANNLPKHHPTSCKLATNNRHRLTPPLSQHYFGNCVSVINTTTTASELLEHSLGLTAESLHQTVVNHDDKSVRDFFNNWMKSPIVYQLNKLFDDYSVVMSSSPRFDMYGNEFGFGKAVAVRSGYANKSVGSVISYEGYEGGGSVDLEICLSSGLMEALESDEEFMGFVLN is encoded by the exons ATGAACTCAGAAACAACAATGAAACAAATCTCAGAATGCTTCATCAAGCCAAAATATGAACCAAATGAAGCCAATAAACCTTACTACTTATCCCCCATGGATCTAGCTATGCTATCTATGCATTACATCCAAAAAGGTCTTCTATTCAAAAAGCCATCAAAACTTAATCATGATCAAGAATTCTCCATCCACAAACTTAAAGAATCCCTTTCTCTAACCCTCGTTCATTTCTATCCACTAGCCGGTCAATTCGTTACACAGGTGGATGACGACCATAGCCTTATTTTCATCGACTGCAACAAGGGCCCTGGTGCGAGGTTTATTCACTCTACGTTAGACATGACCATATCTGACATACTTTCTCCAACCTATGTTCCTGTTGTGGTTCATTCATTTTTTGACCATGACAGGGCTGTTAGCCATGATGCTCATTCTATGTCTTTGCTTACGGTTAAAGTTACTGAGCTTATTGATGGGGTTTTCATTGGCTGCTCAATTAACCATGCGGTTGTAGATGGGACCTCTTTCTGGCATTTTTGGAACGTGTGGTCCGAGATTCATACATCAATGG ATTTAGTCGAACAACTGCCTCTATCGCGGATGCCAGTCCATGAAGGTTGGTTTCCTGAAGGGTATGATCCACCTAGTCGCCTTCCTTTCTCACAACCAGATGAATTTGTTAGCCGATACGAACCACCTCAACTAAAAGAGAGGTTTTTCCATTTCTCGTCCGGGTCCATGGCAAGACTAAAAGCTAAAGCAAACGaagaaaacaacaacaacaacaacaacaacaacaacaacaacaacaacaagatatCTTCCTTTCAGGCCTTATCTGCACTATGTTGGCGAGCAATCATTCGAGCAAACAACCTACCAAAACATCATCCCACAAGTTGCAAACTAGCAACCAACAACAGACACAGGCTAACTCCACCTCTATCCCAACATTATTTTGGTAACTGCGTTAGCGtaatcaacacaacaacaacagctaGTGAACTACTCGAACACAGCTTGGGATTGACAGCAGAATCACTGCATCAGACAGTAGTTAACCACGACGATAAATCAGTGCGCGATTTCTTTAATAATTGGATGAAATCTCCCATTGTTTACCAGCTTAATAAGCTGTTTGATGATTACAGTGTGGTTATGTCAAGCTCGCCAAGATTTGACATGTATGGAAACGAATTTGGGTTCGGAAAAGCAGTAGCTGTACGGAGTGGGTATGCGAATAAGTCTGTAGGGTCGGTGATTTCGTACGAAGGATATGAAGGTGGAGGAAGTGTGGATTTGGAGATATGTTTGAGTTCTGGTTTGATGGAAGCTCTTGAATCGGATGAGGAGTTCATGGGTTTTGTACTAAATTAA
- the LOC110790801 gene encoding uncharacterized protein: protein MSSPSMDATIPDLVCQLDTVQGFVDALTSVRWKRHQDAVVELSEHGVVLIVEDTGCLQAKVYLQKELFVNYEYTAEARPRFGVSLGLLVDSLNTFSVPGHSSLIELRYPGPDMQLLLKSIDSLDACIYAEIRTRIPDTISSDFNFEPAGTTPLSFTVKSAALKEAIDDLEWPGSSIKITVQPTPPSVTFRGEGHGDLQIDFMYYANTDLLAAFSCDREVSHRYKYKFLRATTSSIPSSVVKDNRGSKVTVGRGGILKVQHLVSVARPAHSHIDSAGYQPPSRIAYIEFFVKPEEVDDD, encoded by the exons ATGAGTTCGCCATCAATGGACGCTACAATACCAGATTTGGTGTGCCAACTCGACACCGTTCAAGGCTTTGTTGATGCTCTCACCTCGGTTCGCTGGAAACGCCACCAG GATGCGGTTGTGGAGTTATCGGAACACGGCGTCGTTCTGATTGTAGAAGACACTGGTTGTCTCCAAGCCAAAGTCTATCTCCAAAAAGAG TTATTTGTGAATTATGAGTATACTGCTGAAGCACGGCCTCGATTTGGGGTGAGCTTGGGGCTATTAGTCGATTCTTTGAATACGTTCTCGGTTCCGGGACACTCGAGCTTGATTGAGCTTCGGTATCCAGGCCCTGATATGCAGCTTCTACTCAA GTCTATTGATTCACTGGATGCATGCATTTATGCGGAAATCCGAACAAGAATCCCAGATACTATTTCGTCGGATTTCAATTTTGAACCCGCAGGAACCACCCCTTTAAGCTTCACAGTGAAG TCTGCAGCTCTGAAAGAAGCCATTGATGATCTAGAATGGCCTGGGTCAAGTATTAAAATAACTGTACAACCAACACCTCCTTCTGTTACCTTCAGAGGTGAAGGCCATGGTGATCTACAG ATAGACTTCATGTATTACGCGAACACTGACCTTTTGGCTGCTTTTAGCTGTGACCGGGAAGTGTCTCATCG GTACAAGTATAAATTTCTACGCGCAACAACTTCAAGCATACCGAGCAGTGTAGTAAAAGATAACCGTGGAAGCAAGGTTACTGTAGGAAGAGGAGGGATATTAAAAGTTCAACATCTGGTTTCTGTTGCAAGACCAGCACACTCACACATTGATTCTGCAGGTTATCAGCCACCTAGCAGGATAGCTTACATAGAGTTCTTTGTCAAGCCAGAAGAAGTTGATGACGATTGA